The window GCTGTGCGTCCTGGGACCTCTGGATGCCAGATCCTCCAGCCACATTCGGTGCGTCTCTTTGGGCACAGCCCCTGGAAGCCCTCACCGCGGGTGACTCAGTCACTCAGTAAATCTGAATCCCTGGGTCTCCACCACAAGcgggttttgtgtgtgtaatgTATCCATTATTCGAGTATCTTCTACAGAAAATGAACTTCAAGTAGAATGGAGGTTCCTTCCTTTAGACCACCAGCTAACTAGTGACACGTGTATCTtggtatgtttttctttttaatggcaTTAAAACTCAGTAGGTAAAGTTTGTCCTTCCACAAAGGCGTTGCAGGACTCGGGGGCCTTTGCTGACTTCCACAGTAGCTGAATATTCACCCCTCTAATGTGGTTATGATTTGGtaagacaaacaaaaaggaggaaatacaTTACGGTAAGAgatctttattaaaaattttGTACATCGAAGGATTAACTGCTACATTTTAAACAAGAAATAAGATTTTACATATTACAAAAGATGCTATTAGTTCTtgaattagaaataaattttatgaACACTGTACATGATGCATCCAAATCATAAGAGCAGGAATAGGACAGTGCCTGAAAATATATGATATAACTTAAGCAAATGCACGTAATTTGTAGAATGCAACATATTTCTGGAAAAACGGCATGTTAACTTCTGTCTGAAAGTGCTGTATCCCTCTAACCAGTAACCACCAGCAGTGTTCTTGGGAGCAAGCACTGACGCAAGTGCCCAGCGTGCTGTTTTTCCATTTGGAGTTTTTCGTTGTCGGAGAAACCTTCTTACTATGGTCTGTTTGTCTTGGAGACAGCAGAATGGCACGGTTAACACAATCTGCATATAAAAACCCGATGCAAAACACTTACAACATAACTTTACCCCCAACCCAGATTAGAAAAACCAACTGATAGCACATAAATGTCTacagaaatagatttttattgacttatttttgttacaaagttagttaaaaagaaatatattttagctTATCAGATAACCGTTACTTTGTGTATCATTCatactatatttttttcctcttgagatTGTCAGTAGCTGCattagaatttaaaataaaaacaacaaaagatcACCTTTAATTGCATGACCTATTTGGCTAGGAAGGGTGTGAAGTTTTACAGGAGAGTACGAACATACAGTTCTCATATGAAAGTGTAGTATGTATCTAGGCCAAGTAAGGTAATAAAAAAGATTGAAATCTTTATACAGAAAGTGACAATGCCCATGTTATACTATGGAACACATCTACTAATTTTGAATTACACGTGTAATGTGTGGATTAAAGATATCACTTtactaaacaaataaaaaaaagagcaaaatctataaataaaatagtaagtGCTTTCTTTAAGATAATATTCTTTGGCTGCTTTAAGTGCCAGTGGAGGGTTACTGGAACCCCCTAAAATGCGTAAGGTCCCACTATTATCGTTAGCCTCAACACCGAGCTTGTACGGTAATTCAAGCTGTTGACTGTTAGCATCTCCAGATCCACGATGTGTTCTCTTGGTCCCGATAGGGATTTCACCAGCACCAGCATTGCACTTACGGCACTTGTTTGCtgaaagaaaggagggaaaaagtttaattcaaatttaaaaagatTCCCTAGCTGTATCAAGGGACTGCTTGTGTGTAACTGCGCCACAAAAATGCTCTGTCTCAGCACAAGGATGCACAATGTAAgtattatttaacatttttaaatggtcATGACTAATCTCACACCTGGCTTTGCTGGAGGGGAAGCTTTACCTGACTAGGGCTCAGAGGAATAAACTGCGCTGCAAAATCTGTTCCTGGTTATACTGACTCTCCTAAAGGATCTGAAAAGTGGTAATCTATCCcaggatgtttttttgttttatcccCATCtatcagcttttaaaatacatgaagaatAAGTAGACCAAGAGAAACCTAATGTATTTAACAGTGATGTAGCTTGTTCAGGGGAGGAAACTCTAAGTCCATGCCATGGCTCATACTCCAGAAGCTGTTTTCCCTGAAAAACTGGGAATTCTTGCAACTTCTGTGCCTGTTGCTGTCCTTCTTGTAGCCCCCTGAGGCTCTTTCCAGGCTGGGgttgtgctgctggtgctgtgacGTGACTGAAAGATGGCATGTCACTGGCTTGTAAAAAGGCTTCAAAATGTACAGATGATAAAAAGGGTACACATCTCTCCCTTTACCTGTGATAATTTTTTCCCTATGTGGACTGAGTAGGTTAAACAAAGGAATCCACGTCCAGAGACCTCGCTCAGACTTGACTCAAACAATGGGAATAATTTCTAGGCAAGCCTTCCTTTACTGCGGTGCTCTGGCAGGAATAAACACATGCTTCCTTATTTAAGGCCTGTGATTGCTTGTTGGGTGGCAACAGAAGGTTGGAATTGTCAGTCTAAAAGTCAGTCTGGAGGCTGGGTTGGAGTCCTACCCTACCTAGAGCTGGAGTGAACTTGTTCTTAAGAGCTGTCGACTTTAAATAACAGTTGGTGCTTTGGGAGTAGGCATGGGGTTTTGATGTGCAATAAATCCAGGGAAGAGCATTGGCTTACAGGCAGTACCAGAACAAGTCAGACAAGTAAGGAGTTCCTTGCTCCCATCTTGGGGAGACTTGGTGTAAATAGGCAATGCCATATCTTGGTTTACTTTTCTATTGTActattaaaatactgaaatcttTGGATTTGtagaaaaaatagataaatgaaaactttctaactaataacagttttaaattttCTGGGCTGTTTCCGTTTTACTGAGTGTAAAGCCACACAAAACAAAGGATTTTCGAGGAATTTGTCCATATTAAGCTTccaaaaaaatctgatttcaaaAATCTTAAGGTAGATGTTACAGACAGTTTCATTCATGTGTATCTACTCACATTTGTTGTACCAGCAGGAAATATTGCTGCCATAAGTCACTTGAACTTCTGGTTTTCTGAAACTGCTGCAGCACTGAAGAAAAAGTTCTCGCTCAACACAGTCTTGGTTGCAAGTTTGTCTGAATTCATCATTTGAAATCAGCACTCCATCCCAACCTATTCCtgacttaatttctttttttttgtgtatgggGAATTAAAAATGTACAAAGAATCTTTCTATGACCCTCTTCTAAATACATACGCATGGGACATTAGTGCAGGGTGAAGAGCAGAGCTGTTGTGATTGCTAAATATTCATGATTGTTACTGGTGTTCCTTTCAAGTGACTACAATGGGTTGATTCTCAGTTTATAGAGTTATTGGGCAGAGCAGGTAAAAGCTTTTAGAAGTCTGTAAACCAAGTCCATTCAataaggaaatattaaaaagctgATAAACTTTCTATGCTGTATTTCTCTTACAGGAACACTTGATGGAGTTGTCAGAATGGCAAGGCACTCTAACACCTCGGCAGCACCAGTGGTTTTATAGCCCGCTCAGGGTCTGACTTCAACCAATACTCACTCTCAGGTAAAATTCtccattttcatttccagaCTTGATCCGGAATGTGTTAATAGTATTAGGATAAATAGTGGTTGCCTGAATCTGGAAGATATCAGAGGGCACTGTTCTGTCTGAACGGATGCTCATGTATTTGTACACAACAGAGTAAGGCAGCTCTCGGCAAATGGCATTTGATACGGGGCAGACACAGcggctgaaaaacaaaaatggataAACTTGGTACTTGAAAACATGATTTCTGTTGTATTTGATTGCGTTGCCTGTTGAGAATAACCCTAAAAAAGCTGTCTGGCTTTCTCTTACTTCTCAGATGTTAGGACATAAGGCTCTTGACAAGGATTTCTTGGGTAACAACGAAATCCTCCATGGTAATTCCAGCAAATTTCATCCTCTCTGCATTCATTAGTAGTCTCACACTCATTTATGTctatgaggaagaaaaaggaactgTTAAAGCAGATTTAAATTGAGTTTgctatgaaaaacaacaacaacaacaacaaaaaaaacaccactaccAAGCCACCTGCTTGTCTACTGAAACTCAACAGATGTCTATGTTATTTTTTACCTGCTTTTCCAAGGCCTTGCTATAAAGGATTTGGAACAGTAGAAATGGAACAAATTTGTTTACCACATCTTAATCAAGACTGAAGATCTTTAGTTGACTGAAGAAACACATTAGTCATAGTACATGTAATGCAACTGTAGAAACCCTGAGTTCCTAGTTGGCAATGAATCATTTTCTAGCACAAGGTATCTTACAGGCAGAGGAAAGAGGCTTTGAGAAAGAAGTGTGATTTCATGCTTTTTGCAGGATCTCACTTAATTGCTTAGGTTTCATGGTCTAACTAAATGCTTAGTTAATATTTATAGCTGTAGTTAAACTAAAGTAGCTTTGGAAGAAATCAtgatatgtttatttttgtgtgaagtagagcttccttttctttttttttcttttttttcttttttttttttttttttaccctgggAAAATGACCTTGAATGGAAATGGGGCTGTCAGCTTTGTGTAGTATTGATGCTCTGTTATCCTGGCAGTGCCAGACCCAACCCCCTGTCTATCCCTATGCTTGCCTGAAACTAACCCAGCCCCAGAAAGGATTTATTCAAACGTAAGCTCTGGGAAGGCCCGAAcagattcatttatttttttaggtgGTCAAACTACCCACCCCAAGATACTCTGTATCAGTTGCTATTCTTAAGAGTGATAAGAATCTACAGTGATTTCTCAAAAAGAGCCACCATTACACAACGCTTCcataaacaatttatttcctcaTCCCTTTCTGACAATAATTAGCACAcctatttctaaaaataaagattgTGAAATCAGGTTCTGGATTACTAAGACACTGATTCTGGCACTTTTTCTGTAACTGCAAAGAGACGTTTAGCACCagtgagaaaaataaactttgcaGCTGTGATCCTGGTATTTGGTGGCACCTAGCTGTAACTGAACAGCTGACCAGaatgtttattttccaaacACAATATAAATAATCTGTTCaaaattcttgctttttttcGTCCTGTTATCAGAAAGAACATATCTTTCATTTCTGCTCTGGCTGCGCTTAGAAACCtctataaaaagaaacagatacaAAGCAATGCCCAATGTCTGTAATAaatgatctgatttttttctgagatattTATCTCTGGAACTTAGACTCACCACCTAGACATCCAAGATCAGCTTTACTTAAGGATTACGAAAGTTGAAAATTTTATCCTAAGCATCTGAAAAACTTAGAGTTTGAGCTGAGAGATTCAAATAAAAggaattaatataaaatataccaTCAATCATCAAATGCATCAACATCTTTTGCTAGCCTAACACTATCATGAAGAATAAACACTTAGATAAGCATTCTTAGGCTTGTGTGAAATGGTGTTACCAGTAAAGCAATATTGGGACTGTCAAGATGGGGCTCTTACCTTGACATGTTCTGCCTCCTACTACCTGGTAACCTTCAGGGCAGACACATGAGAATTTTCCTGGTTCGTTGACACACTGATATTGACATATGTAACTGGAAGTTCTGCATTCATCAGTATCTGCAGAGAGAAGAACTTAAGCTGGTTGTACTTTTCAATTGTTTTAAatgataaattttaaattttaaaagatgagaaatgcatttatttgaGGAAGTAGAAGGTAAATTAAGACTTCTGAACAAGTTTGGGAAAATCTCTGTAGAGAAAATCCATAGTTTTAGTATTCTAGAAGTGATTACTTCCACGGAAGAGTAGACGTGAGATTAGCTAATGTAGCAAAACTATTGTCTTTGTGCGCTAATGGAGCAGCTCTTTGGGAAGGAGGCTAAAGTCTCTTTTTAGTCTTCAAATATTATTTGATAtatgcttttcttgttcttaatCCTTGTGTAACCATCATCCCTTTGCCAGAGATTTGTAGCACAAACCTGATTTTAACACTGTTGTTAcgcagaaattaaattaaaccaaTGAAAACTAGAGAATGGCTTGGAAAACAGTGTACCGCCCTGCTAGTACCTCTGAGCCTTGAGCCCAGCTCTTGATTTTTGTCAGAGATTATACTGAAGGCTGCATAGTTGCTACTCCCTGTTCTGTTTGCTTGCAAGTAGGATTAGCTTAAGAAGCTTGGAGAGGGAGCATCTGTAATAGCTCTGCTGGCTTGTTCGGGAGGGCAGTGGTAAACCAAAAAGACCTCTTTGGCTCAAAGACTGGTAGAAGGGATATGGGCTTTACGGGTGAGATCATCATGTCCAAAGGGAGATTAGAGGAATCCTGTGGAGGCACTGGCAGAGGAAATAAAGTGTTGATTGTATAATCATCAGGAGACATGCTGTTTGTATACACAGGCTTGAAAGCACCTCAAAAGCACAATTGTTGTTTCCTTACAATCAAATTTAAGgtctttattttcagatgaaCCTAACAGCACACAGAATTTCACTTGTCTTTTGGTTTGCATTCCTTTCCAATTCATTTAATGGTCATCAGCATTAGACCACACACAATTCAAGTGTTTGTGAAGTAAATATTCAGAAGCCTTATTCTCTCTCATTCCCTCTCCATTCTCTAGTAACGTCTGTCCTGTTTTGTACTTACAGTTAATGAGACACCTGAATGCAGCTGCAGCTACTAAGGTGTGTTATCAGCAATGGTATTtgcaacattaaaataaaattaaaaagccttatttctttttttttggctacaACTCACTCCCACATTGTGATTCCACTTGAATTGTATCCCCTAGTTCACGGAGGCTTCtgggaaaataaatcaaaaatggGTGCTCTTCTAAGACAAATAATTGCTTACCTTCACAGTTGATTCTGTCACTGCTTAACTCAAATCCTGGGTTACACTGACAAATGAAAGAACCCAGTATATTGTAACACTGCTGTGCACACGGGTTATTGGCATCGCATTCATTTatgtctgaaaagaaaaattacagatcTTTATCTTTTGCACCTAGTAATTAGGCTGATTAAGTGGATTAAGTCTGGGCCTAGTGCTTAGCAGAAACTTGGTTGACTATATCAATACAGGTCTGCAGTCACTGGAACAATGTCAGATCTATGCTTTACATTCCAtgtagaaaaagtatttttccaggAATGAGAGTTATTCTAATGTGTAATGAATTCTTCCAATAATGTTTAGTGTGGCTATTAAACCTCACATTCCAGCGTCTTTTTTCAGGTACGAAATGCCAAGTCTATAAATAATTGATATAAGGAACACATACAGATAAGACCTCTCAGCATGCAGTGGTTAAGATCTGAGCTATTTATTACTCCtaaaatttgttcttttaaattccATTACAATTATAACATGAGCCTTTTAAGCCAGTATAGTTTTGCAATGCTGCAAGGCCTAGACCATACGGGGGGGAGGCAGGTTTCTGTGCTAGATTTTTCATCGT is drawn from Anas platyrhynchos isolate ZD024472 breed Pekin duck chromosome 3, IASCAAS_PekinDuck_T2T, whole genome shotgun sequence and contains these coding sequences:
- the EFEMP1 gene encoding EGF-containing fibulin-like extracellular matrix protein 1 → MMLTAMFLAALILITVHSQETEETITYTQCTDGYEWDPVRQRCKDIDECEIVPDACKGGMKCVNHYGGYLCLPRTAQIIVNEREEAAAESTSGRNNVIRRTPADPHRAPPNPTHQIQCAAGYEQSEHNVCQDIDECATGTHNCRADQVCVNLRGSFSCQCPPGYQKRGEQCVDIDECTLPPYCHHRCVNTPGSYYCQCNAGFQLASNNHTCVDINECDANNPCAQQCYNILGSFICQCNPGFELSSDRINCEDTDECRTSSYICQYQCVNEPGKFSCVCPEGYQVVGGRTCQDINECETTNECREDEICWNYHGGFRCYPRNPCQEPYVLTSENRCVCPVSNAICRELPYSVVYKYMSIRSDRTVPSDIFQIQATTIYPNTINTFRIKSGNENGEFYLRQTSAVSAMLVLVKSLSGPREHIVDLEMLTVNSLNYRTSSVLRLTIIVGPYAF